In Hyalangium minutum, a genomic segment contains:
- a CDS encoding FAD-linked oxidase C-terminal domain-containing protein, whose protein sequence is MSENLLGELAGVLPPEGLVTDPDVLDAHRRDQASWAEAGTPRVLVRPGSTREVQDVLRVASAHRVPVVPRGAGSGLAGGANAVEGCIVLSLTRMNRILELDRRGLFAVVQPGVINATLKAAAAEQGLWYAPDPASWEFSTIGGNLATNAGGLCCVKYGVTGDAAMGLEVVLADGSVVRTGGRTVKNVAGYDLTRLFVGSEGTLGIITEATLRLRPRPPPATTLVASFPTLVAAGAAVTEIMAHTRPSMLELMDRATVRAVEAYRPMGLDVDSAALLLARSDAGGDQGVTECSRMAAACEAAGATFVAQSADEAEGELLLGARRLAYPSLERQGATLLDDVGVPLSRIPELLAAVERIAEQRGVLIGTFGHAGDGNMHPTLVFDRNDPAAVARAQEAFDDILRAACELGGTITGEHGVGALKRPYLARQLGPETARLHGTLKAALDPQGLLNPGKML, encoded by the coding sequence ATGAGCGAGAACCTGTTGGGTGAACTCGCGGGTGTGCTGCCGCCCGAGGGACTCGTGACCGACCCCGATGTGCTGGATGCGCACCGCCGGGATCAGGCCTCGTGGGCCGAGGCCGGCACGCCACGCGTACTCGTCCGCCCAGGCTCGACCCGAGAGGTCCAGGACGTGCTCCGGGTCGCCTCCGCCCACCGCGTTCCGGTGGTCCCCCGAGGGGCGGGCTCGGGGCTCGCAGGAGGTGCCAACGCGGTGGAGGGCTGCATCGTCCTCTCCCTGACGCGGATGAACCGGATCCTGGAGCTGGATCGGCGCGGCCTCTTCGCCGTGGTGCAACCCGGGGTGATCAACGCCACGCTCAAGGCTGCGGCCGCGGAGCAGGGGCTCTGGTACGCGCCGGATCCCGCAAGTTGGGAGTTCTCCACGATTGGAGGCAACCTGGCGACCAACGCGGGAGGACTGTGCTGTGTGAAGTACGGGGTGACGGGGGACGCCGCGATGGGCCTGGAGGTGGTGCTCGCGGATGGCTCGGTGGTCCGCACCGGCGGCCGCACGGTGAAGAATGTGGCGGGCTACGATCTGACGCGCCTGTTCGTCGGCTCCGAAGGCACGCTGGGAATCATCACCGAGGCCACGCTGCGCCTCCGGCCGCGCCCTCCTCCGGCCACGACGCTGGTGGCCTCGTTCCCCACGCTTGTCGCGGCGGGCGCGGCCGTCACCGAGATCATGGCCCACACTCGGCCCTCGATGCTGGAGCTGATGGATCGGGCCACGGTCCGTGCCGTCGAGGCCTACCGGCCCATGGGGCTGGACGTCGATTCCGCGGCGCTGCTGCTGGCCCGCTCGGATGCGGGAGGAGATCAGGGCGTCACGGAGTGCTCCCGGATGGCGGCGGCCTGTGAGGCGGCGGGGGCCACCTTCGTCGCGCAGTCCGCGGACGAGGCGGAGGGAGAGCTGCTGCTCGGTGCGCGCCGGCTCGCCTACCCCTCGCTGGAGCGGCAGGGGGCGACGCTGCTCGATGACGTGGGCGTGCCACTGTCGCGCATCCCGGAGCTGCTCGCGGCGGTGGAGCGCATCGCCGAGCAACGCGGGGTGCTCATCGGCACGTTCGGGCACGCGGGGGATGGGAACATGCACCCCACCCTCGTCTTCGATCGGAACGATCCGGCCGCCGTGGCGCGGGCCCAGGAAGCCTTCGACGACATCCTCCGTGCCGCGTGCGAGCTGGGCGGGACCATCACGGGAGAGCACGGCGTTGGCGCGCTCAAGCGCCCGTACCTGGCCCGGCAGCTCGGGCCCGAGACAGCGCGGCTCCACGGTACTCTCAAGGCCGCGCTCGATCCGCAGGGGCTGCTCAACCCCGGCAAGATGCTCTGA
- a CDS encoding amidohydrolase family protein, producing MNRRTLLSSLGLLGASTLSARWGLARLARSSAPDSPLSAEAQALVDKAWEGVDPARMVDCHVHLVGLGTDGTGCYVNPRTDQFLRHPHTYLKFSIYRHAAGVEDGEHPDRQYRERLLSLLKTPPMRGRALVLAFDYLHDEAGKPQPSLSEFHTPNDYVLKLAQDNPQHVLAGASIHPYRPDAVDELERVAALGARAVKWLPNAMNIHPGSPRCDAFYRKLTELKMPLITHAGEEQAVEAEDAQALGNPLYLRRPLDAGVKVVVAHAASLGSSEDLDKPGTAVDNFQLFLRLAQEERAKELLHADFSALTQNNRCGEPLRGLLTREDLHSRLIHGSDYPLPAINILIRTGMLEDLGYITSDERRALNELDRHNPLLFDFVLKRTLAVHKDGKTYRFPASAFMLPEGLLRGV from the coding sequence GTGAATCGGCGAACCCTCCTCTCCTCCCTGGGCCTCTTGGGCGCGAGCACGCTGTCAGCCCGGTGGGGACTGGCGCGGTTGGCGCGCAGCTCCGCTCCGGACAGTCCGCTCAGCGCCGAGGCCCAAGCGCTGGTGGACAAGGCATGGGAGGGCGTGGACCCGGCGCGGATGGTGGACTGCCACGTGCACCTGGTGGGGCTCGGCACCGATGGCACGGGCTGCTACGTGAACCCGCGCACGGATCAGTTCCTCCGGCATCCCCACACCTATCTGAAGTTCTCCATCTACCGCCACGCGGCAGGGGTGGAGGACGGAGAACACCCGGACCGCCAGTACCGCGAGCGGCTCCTGTCGCTGCTCAAGACGCCGCCGATGCGGGGGCGCGCGTTGGTGCTCGCCTTCGACTACCTGCACGACGAGGCAGGCAAGCCCCAGCCCAGCTTGAGCGAGTTCCACACCCCCAACGACTACGTGCTGAAGCTCGCGCAGGACAACCCACAGCACGTGCTGGCTGGCGCATCGATCCACCCCTACCGACCGGATGCGGTGGATGAGCTGGAGCGCGTGGCCGCCCTGGGCGCGCGCGCCGTGAAGTGGCTCCCCAACGCCATGAACATCCACCCGGGCTCGCCACGCTGTGACGCCTTCTACCGGAAGCTGACCGAGCTGAAGATGCCGCTAATCACCCACGCGGGAGAGGAGCAGGCGGTGGAGGCCGAGGATGCGCAGGCCCTCGGCAACCCGCTGTATCTGCGGCGCCCACTGGATGCGGGGGTCAAAGTGGTGGTGGCGCACGCGGCGAGCCTCGGCAGCAGCGAGGACCTGGACAAGCCGGGCACTGCCGTCGACAACTTCCAGCTCTTCCTGCGGCTGGCGCAGGAGGAGCGTGCCAAGGAGCTGTTGCACGCGGACTTCTCGGCCCTGACCCAGAACAACCGCTGCGGCGAGCCTCTGCGCGGGCTGCTCACGCGCGAGGACCTCCACTCTCGGCTGATCCACGGCAGCGACTACCCACTCCCGGCCATCAACATCCTCATCCGCACCGGGATGCTGGAAGATCTGGGCTACATCACCTCGGACGAGCGGCGGGCGCTCAACGAGCTGGACCGCCACAACCCGCTGCTCTTCGACTTCGTCCTCAAGCGCACCTTGGCGGTGCACAAGGACGGCAAGACCTACCGCTTCCCCGCCTCCGCCTTCATGCTGCCCGAGGGACTCCTCCGCGGCGTGTAA
- a CDS encoding SDR family NAD(P)-dependent oxidoreductase → MADLILTGASRGIGHALTLALAERRGDRLVLVARDRARLDALVAAIEQKGGQAIAVPGDLSSLNGAQALGQRLMETTHPGATLIHNAGLWPSKRELTPEGLETAFVINHLAPLVMQQPLLDAKRLSRIMLVSAGLIVKGRFDAAKTPTGEDFSSIRTYCNTKLCFALAMRDIAAAHPNTDVVVLHPGVVRTDLGARPGLLGWLLSRVKRSWESPEVCAARLTRILARERWSPPGEARWLMEEQEQPWPAVAENEATRRAVREATARLLPPPPPASALSQG, encoded by the coding sequence ATGGCTGACCTGATCCTCACGGGAGCGTCCCGCGGTATTGGCCACGCCCTGACCTTGGCCCTCGCCGAGCGGCGTGGAGATCGCCTTGTGCTGGTCGCTCGGGATCGCGCACGGCTGGACGCGCTAGTCGCCGCCATCGAGCAGAAAGGCGGCCAAGCCATCGCGGTGCCAGGGGATCTCTCGTCTCTGAACGGAGCCCAGGCGCTGGGACAGCGCCTCATGGAAACCACTCACCCAGGCGCGACGCTCATCCACAACGCCGGGCTGTGGCCGTCGAAGCGCGAGCTCACCCCCGAGGGCCTCGAGACGGCCTTCGTCATCAACCACCTGGCGCCCCTGGTCATGCAGCAACCGCTGCTCGACGCCAAGCGCCTCAGCCGCATCATGCTGGTGAGCGCCGGCCTGATCGTGAAGGGTCGCTTCGACGCCGCCAAGACGCCCACAGGCGAGGACTTCTCCAGCATCCGCACCTACTGCAACACCAAGCTCTGCTTCGCCCTCGCCATGCGAGACATTGCCGCCGCTCACCCGAACACTGATGTCGTGGTGCTGCACCCGGGCGTGGTGCGCACGGACCTGGGGGCGCGCCCGGGGCTGCTCGGCTGGCTGTTGTCCCGCGTCAAGCGCAGCTGGGAGTCGCCCGAGGTCTGTGCTGCACGACTCACACGGATCCTCGCACGCGAGCGCTGGTCGCCTCCAGGAGAGGCCCGCTGGCTCATGGAGGAACAAGAGCAGCCGTGGCCCGCCGTCGCCGAGAACGAGGCCACACGGCGCGCCGTACGGGAAGCCACCGCGCGCCTGTTACCTCCTCCGCCCCCAGCTTCAGCCCTATCACAGGGCTGA
- a CDS encoding SBBP repeat-containing protein, whose translation MNWGRHLKESVQFAVAALLACSCGPIDDDRALLTVVTSELSPEPLAVHPTVACSGDTCRAFKAVIQPQAPQTLATVGYSTYLGFAGNDWGYAVAADALGNAYVVGTTTSFGGAKPFVAKMSPTGQVVYFTYFSVDGDARDIAVDSSGNTYVVAEISNGQSIVAKLNPSGSAFVYYNTVPWVLNGVAVDSLRNAYLLGQYSGDSAKGVDVIVSKLNSGGTAFVYSIAFGGTQHETTQDIAVDGSGNAYVTGWTASFNYPVWNAVQSTPPGGPNSFITKLNASGTGLIYSTYLGSPGGQSYGIGIAADGAGNTYVTGITGSNFPVTPGAAQTAFGGAFDRYVAKLYPSGGLAYATYLGGSGNEDAYGSIAVDSSSGTAYVAGHTSSTNFPVTSNAFQPTNWGGHDAFITQISPSGNAIGYSTYLGGSYSEYGREIALDSSKNVYVTGDTNSGNFPTNVYSYAGGATDAFITKLNIP comes from the coding sequence ATGAACTGGGGAAGACACCTGAAGGAATCCGTGCAATTTGCAGTGGCCGCTCTCCTGGCCTGCTCTTGTGGACCCATCGACGATGACAGAGCGCTCTTGACGGTTGTCACCAGCGAGTTGTCGCCCGAGCCGTTGGCGGTGCATCCCACCGTTGCTTGCAGCGGTGACACCTGCCGTGCCTTCAAGGCCGTGATTCAGCCTCAGGCTCCGCAAACGCTCGCCACCGTGGGCTATTCGACCTATCTGGGCTTCGCGGGAAATGACTGGGGCTACGCAGTCGCGGCGGACGCCTTGGGTAACGCCTACGTTGTCGGCACCACCACCTCATTCGGGGGTGCCAAGCCCTTCGTCGCCAAGATGAGCCCCACGGGACAAGTTGTTTATTTCACCTATTTCTCTGTCGATGGGGACGCAAGAGACATCGCAGTGGATAGCTCTGGAAACACCTACGTCGTCGCGGAGATCTCGAACGGCCAAAGCATCGTGGCGAAGCTGAATCCCAGTGGTTCGGCATTCGTCTACTACAACACCGTGCCGTGGGTGCTCAATGGCGTCGCCGTGGACTCCCTGAGGAATGCCTACCTCTTGGGACAATATTCCGGCGATAGCGCCAAGGGTGTCGACGTCATCGTCAGCAAGTTGAACTCGGGTGGCACGGCCTTTGTCTACAGTATCGCCTTCGGCGGAACGCAACACGAGACCACTCAAGACATCGCGGTGGATGGTTCAGGAAATGCGTACGTGACGGGCTGGACCGCATCGTTCAACTATCCCGTCTGGAACGCGGTTCAGTCCACCCCTCCCGGTGGCCCGAACTCTTTCATCACCAAGCTGAACGCCTCAGGCACGGGGTTGATCTACTCAACCTATCTGGGCAGCCCGGGTGGCCAGAGTTATGGCATTGGCATCGCGGCCGATGGCGCTGGCAACACCTACGTCACGGGCATCACGGGGAGCAACTTCCCGGTGACGCCCGGCGCGGCCCAGACAGCATTCGGTGGAGCCTTCGACCGCTATGTGGCGAAACTGTATCCCTCGGGAGGGCTTGCTTACGCCACCTATCTGGGGGGGAGTGGCAACGAAGATGCCTATGGAAGCATCGCGGTGGACAGCAGCTCAGGCACGGCTTACGTGGCGGGGCATACCTCTTCCACGAACTTCCCCGTGACATCCAATGCGTTCCAGCCCACCAACTGGGGTGGACATGACGCCTTCATCACCCAGATCAGCCCCTCGGGAAACGCGATCGGGTACTCCACTTATCTGGGCGGGAGCTATTCGGAATATGGGCGGGAGATCGCGCTGGACTCCTCGAAGAACGTCTACGTCACAGGCGATACCAACTCGGGCAACTTTCCGACCAATGTCTACTCCTACGCCGGCGGCGCGACGGACGCCTTCATCACGAAGTTGAACATCCCTTGA
- a CDS encoding FHA domain-containing protein produces MVPTSRKQPLHGTYRLAASTGHLAYNGRACIRWGHAGVGELPDEMDLQLGAWRAIFRERGTAAEAAPTQTGRRTHLQSPELPQERLAPAQLRVKQGNTEQLHPLGSGSITVGKDPSNEVVIQDKFISSRHLRVTQGEKGFHVQDLNSTNGTLLDGVRLFEAKVPLNTVLRVGETELVSEPVSDDPQSAPFDGIVGRDPSMRELVKRLQKVAPTDVLVTVLGESGRLSQGRSTSNDSLQSHVVVEHLFLARNRPIDTANQLVPATGPDRHCQPVGSERTPRSADSDCSESIERLFTTRGDDLPLRQAEADSYRGGGRPAPEVDGRPCLPG; encoded by the coding sequence ATGGTTCCGACCAGTCGGAAGCAGCCGCTTCACGGTACCTACCGGTTGGCAGCGTCCACCGGGCACCTCGCCTATAACGGGAGAGCCTGCATCAGGTGGGGCCATGCCGGAGTTGGCGAGCTGCCGGATGAAATGGACCTGCAGCTGGGCGCGTGGCGCGCGATATTCCGCGAGCGGGGCACTGCGGCCGAGGCGGCGCCCACCCAGACCGGCCGCCGCACCCACCTTCAGTCCCCCGAACTCCCGCAGGAGCGCCTCGCTCCCGCCCAGCTGCGCGTGAAGCAAGGAAACACCGAGCAACTCCATCCGCTGGGCTCCGGCAGCATCACCGTGGGCAAGGACCCGAGCAACGAGGTGGTCATCCAGGACAAGTTCATCTCGAGCCGGCACCTGCGGGTGACACAGGGGGAGAAGGGCTTCCACGTGCAGGACTTGAACTCCACCAACGGCACGCTCCTGGACGGGGTGCGCCTGTTCGAGGCGAAGGTGCCGCTGAACACCGTGCTGCGCGTGGGCGAGACGGAGCTGGTGTCCGAGCCGGTGTCTGATGACCCGCAGTCAGCGCCCTTCGACGGGATTGTGGGCAGGGATCCGTCCATGAGGGAGCTGGTGAAGCGGCTGCAGAAGGTGGCACCCACCGACGTGCTGGTGACGGTGCTGGGCGAGTCCGGACGATTGAGCCAAGGGCGATCCACGTCGAATGACTCGCTCCAAAGCCATGTCGTCGTAGAGCACCTATTTCTCGCTCGGAACCGACCGATCGACACTGCCAACCAGTTGGTACCAGCCACCGGCCCGGATCGACACTGCCAACCAGTTGGCAGTGAGCGCACGCCCAGATCCGCCGACAGTGATTGCTCAGAATCCATCGAGCGCCTGTTCACCACTCGTGGCGATGACCTCCCATTGAGGCAGGCAGAGGCGGATTCTTACCGTGGAGGGGGCAGGCCCGCGCCTGAGGTGGACGGACGCCCCTGCTTGCCGGGATAG
- a CDS encoding serine/threonine-protein kinase: protein MPNSFQPSLHPAALPPGTPVGPFRVVGWAGRGVNGAVYRAVRIGHEHLPPVALKVAVLAEDPRYQREQDLLFRSLHPHIPQLIGTGHWVSPSGARHPFIAMEWVDGVTLYEWGRVHSPSAAQQLRLLAQAALTLQYLHAQDALHRDFKGDNLLVRRWDSRLFLMDFGSSISPGADTLTPQQLPPGTPAYRSPEAWLFSLDARNASERYQARPADDVFALGVTACVLATGRYPEMGVPRKDVKGRAVLDALKLPRALFSAQVAPPLRELILRMLTILPEQRPTAAELVPALERAADALHSASPSVPEPEADRGGTREAPLSTSGPVWRPWLVVAAGALGLWAGALVQQEPPPVREEPSQATAAVPLSATQEAAKTETAGLGEAASDLPQQVPSPGSERAVAESLPELSEGQAQPDKKGRCPHPHQVVLNGGCWGRLKGSRGECEAVNGQMYQQACYVPVYPGKQGRPSTSGAGLPPPR from the coding sequence ATGCCGAACTCCTTCCAGCCCTCGCTCCACCCTGCGGCGCTTCCTCCCGGCACCCCCGTGGGCCCCTTCCGTGTCGTGGGTTGGGCCGGCCGCGGCGTCAACGGCGCCGTGTACCGCGCCGTGCGCATCGGCCATGAGCACCTGCCGCCCGTGGCCCTCAAGGTCGCCGTGCTCGCCGAGGACCCGCGCTACCAGCGCGAGCAGGACCTGCTGTTCCGCTCGCTCCACCCGCACATTCCCCAGCTCATAGGCACGGGCCACTGGGTGAGCCCCTCCGGCGCCCGGCACCCCTTCATCGCCATGGAGTGGGTGGATGGCGTGACACTCTACGAGTGGGGCCGCGTGCACAGCCCCTCGGCGGCGCAGCAGTTGCGGCTCCTGGCCCAGGCGGCGCTCACCCTCCAGTACCTCCATGCCCAGGACGCGCTCCACCGGGACTTCAAGGGCGACAACCTCCTGGTGCGCCGCTGGGACAGCCGCCTGTTCCTCATGGACTTTGGCTCCAGCATCTCCCCCGGCGCCGACACCCTCACTCCGCAGCAACTGCCTCCGGGCACTCCGGCGTACCGCTCCCCCGAGGCCTGGCTCTTCAGCCTCGACGCGCGCAACGCCTCCGAGCGCTACCAGGCCCGGCCCGCGGATGATGTGTTCGCCCTGGGCGTCACCGCCTGTGTGCTCGCCACCGGCAGGTACCCGGAGATGGGTGTGCCTCGGAAAGACGTGAAGGGACGCGCGGTGCTGGATGCGCTCAAGCTGCCGCGCGCCTTGTTCTCCGCCCAGGTGGCGCCGCCGCTGCGTGAGCTGATTCTGCGCATGCTCACGATTCTGCCTGAGCAGCGCCCCACGGCGGCCGAGCTGGTCCCCGCGCTGGAGCGGGCAGCGGATGCGCTGCACTCCGCGTCCCCGAGCGTGCCCGAGCCCGAAGCAGACCGAGGGGGAACGCGGGAGGCTCCACTCTCCACCTCCGGGCCCGTGTGGCGGCCGTGGCTCGTGGTGGCCGCGGGCGCCCTGGGCCTGTGGGCCGGAGCCCTCGTGCAGCAGGAGCCGCCGCCGGTTCGCGAGGAGCCTTCCCAGGCTACCGCCGCCGTGCCCCTGAGCGCCACGCAGGAAGCGGCCAAGACGGAGACTGCGGGGCTCGGGGAGGCGGCCTCGGATCTGCCACAGCAGGTCCCTTCGCCCGGCTCGGAGCGCGCGGTGGCCGAGAGCCTCCCCGAGCTCTCCGAGGGACAGGCCCAGCCCGACAAGAAGGGCCGCTGCCCTCACCCCCATCAGGTGGTGCTCAACGGAGGCTGTTGGGGGCGCCTGAAAGGGAGCCGAGGGGAGTGTGAGGCCGTGAATGGCCAGATGTACCAGCAGGCGTGCTACGTGCCCGTCTATCCCGGCAAGCAGGGGCGTCCGTCCACCTCAGGCGCGGGCCTGCCCCCTCCACGGTAA
- a CDS encoding aminotransferase class I/II-fold pyridoxal phosphate-dependent enzyme, with translation MRGRLFQAIHALRDELTRRVLTCMGSPSPIVPLLIGNEKLARTANRLIFDRGVLAFMVEFPVTPTGSSRFRLQVQANHKPEDACEATRIIDESIADSRAYLSSAFGSGV, from the coding sequence CTGCGCGGGCGCCTCTTCCAGGCGATTCACGCCCTGCGGGACGAGCTGACGCGGCGGGTGTTGACGTGCATGGGCTCGCCCTCCCCCATCGTCCCGTTGCTGATCGGCAACGAGAAGCTGGCGCGTACCGCCAACCGGCTGATCTTCGACCGGGGCGTGCTGGCGTTCATGGTGGAGTTCCCGGTGACGCCGACGGGTTCCTCGCGCTTCCGCTTGCAGGTGCAAGCCAACCACAAGCCGGAGGACGCCTGCGAGGCGACCCGCATCATCGACGAGTCCATCGCCGACTCCCGGGCCTACCTGTCGAGCGCGTTCGGCAGCGGCGTCTGA
- a CDS encoding NAD(P)/FAD-dependent oxidoreductase, with protein MTLDASSQLLSLAHRKSELREVRRDDLVELRAAATGLVDGHGRTTPALQEALYEIERLLRPRFDPGAAAAFQSWVASVGARMRGLIAMPEEETPYWQLLPNPLAAYRSTPELPTEVDLLIIGAGLTGASAAYHALPLVQAGQRVAVVDLADPASQASGRNGGNFELIPENFLGPYEGLVRERYKFLRVTRPGLQEAELREQAERQARLVVGFGLRNSERFRRIVTEERIDCDYSPHGWLRVAETAEEEVALREEVALVGNEELLVYWSPEKIFAEVGLRSYFGGRCAPKSGNYHPRKFVCGVLGKALERGVGLYTRVRVDNIVTGAGPDPIVCTSEGDIRARRVIVATNAFTSHLFPELEQIACFQSQILNLEHVEDRLKGMTVTEKKGDLYYNFPGASRYVDAQGVRRGMLHVGGGLDRPAPPPEDLQRSMAVLGLVKAGTDRRFPDTRGQPPSRVWTGPMAFTPDRLPALGFFRRSGADPQSLVVAAGFNGYGGSYCVEAGYTAVEMLAAGRALPEVPEDVFSPHRLLL; from the coding sequence ATGACCTTGGATGCCAGCTCGCAGCTCCTGAGTCTCGCCCACCGGAAGTCGGAGCTCCGGGAGGTGCGCCGCGACGATCTCGTGGAGCTCCGTGCCGCCGCCACCGGCCTGGTCGATGGCCACGGACGCACCACGCCCGCGCTCCAGGAGGCGCTCTACGAGATAGAGCGGCTGCTCCGGCCTCGCTTCGACCCCGGGGCCGCCGCTGCCTTCCAGAGCTGGGTGGCCAGCGTCGGAGCCCGGATGCGCGGCCTCATCGCGATGCCTGAAGAGGAGACGCCGTACTGGCAGCTCCTCCCCAACCCCCTGGCGGCCTATCGCTCCACGCCCGAGCTGCCCACGGAGGTCGACCTGCTCATCATTGGAGCGGGCCTCACGGGGGCGTCGGCGGCCTACCACGCCCTTCCGCTGGTGCAGGCGGGCCAGCGCGTCGCCGTGGTTGACCTGGCGGATCCGGCCAGCCAGGCCAGTGGACGGAATGGCGGCAACTTCGAGCTGATCCCCGAGAACTTCCTGGGGCCCTACGAGGGGCTCGTCCGGGAGCGGTACAAGTTCCTGCGGGTGACGCGCCCGGGGCTGCAAGAGGCGGAACTTCGCGAGCAGGCGGAGCGGCAGGCGAGGCTGGTGGTGGGCTTCGGGCTGCGCAACAGCGAGCGCTTCCGCCGGATCGTCACCGAGGAGCGGATCGACTGTGACTACTCGCCCCACGGCTGGCTGCGCGTCGCGGAGACCGCCGAGGAGGAGGTCGCGCTGAGGGAGGAGGTGGCGCTCGTTGGGAACGAGGAGTTGCTGGTGTACTGGAGCCCCGAGAAGATCTTCGCGGAGGTGGGGCTGCGATCCTATTTCGGCGGCCGGTGCGCGCCCAAGAGCGGCAACTACCACCCGCGCAAGTTCGTCTGTGGCGTGCTGGGCAAGGCCCTGGAGCGGGGCGTGGGGCTCTACACCCGGGTGCGCGTTGACAACATCGTGACGGGGGCGGGGCCTGATCCCATTGTCTGCACCTCGGAGGGAGATATCCGCGCCCGGCGGGTGATCGTCGCGACCAACGCGTTCACCTCGCACCTGTTCCCCGAGCTCGAGCAAATCGCCTGCTTCCAGAGCCAGATCCTCAACCTGGAGCACGTCGAGGATCGCCTGAAAGGGATGACGGTCACCGAGAAGAAGGGGGATCTCTATTACAACTTCCCTGGTGCCTCGCGGTACGTGGACGCGCAGGGCGTGCGGCGCGGCATGCTGCACGTGGGCGGAGGGCTGGATCGGCCCGCGCCTCCGCCGGAGGATCTCCAGCGCTCGATGGCGGTGCTGGGACTGGTGAAGGCTGGGACGGACCGGCGCTTCCCGGACACGCGGGGACAACCTCCCTCGCGCGTGTGGACAGGGCCCATGGCCTTTACGCCCGACCGGCTGCCGGCGCTGGGCTTCTTCCGCCGCAGCGGGGCGGATCCCCAGAGCCTCGTGGTGGCCGCGGGCTTCAACGGGTACGGGGGCAGCTACTGCGTGGAGGCCGGGTACACGGCCGTCGAGATGCTTGCGGCAGGGCGGGCGCTCCCGGAGGTGCCCGAGGACGTCTTCTCGCCCCACCGCCTGCTGCTCTGA
- a CDS encoding DUF2267 domain-containing protein → MQDQEMTQSWSGLGVGTDRETFLRHVAQQLPDYSAEQAVEAVFCALTQRLPGGIVQQLMEQLTPDVRELVGRCQKRGDAPPTKLDRDDFYLHVANHLNAEPENMRLVLHGVFAALHTQITEAESEKIASQLPDYVKGTWLNSRRGVDRPY, encoded by the coding sequence ATGCAAGACCAAGAGATGACGCAGTCGTGGTCCGGTCTGGGGGTTGGGACGGATCGGGAGACCTTCTTGAGGCATGTCGCCCAGCAGCTTCCGGATTACTCCGCCGAGCAGGCCGTCGAGGCCGTGTTCTGTGCGCTGACCCAGCGGCTGCCAGGAGGAATCGTCCAGCAGCTCATGGAGCAGCTCACGCCAGACGTGCGCGAGCTGGTGGGGCGCTGCCAGAAGCGCGGTGATGCGCCGCCGACGAAGCTCGACCGGGACGACTTCTACCTGCATGTGGCCAACCACCTGAACGCCGAGCCGGAGAACATGCGGTTGGTGCTCCACGGCGTCTTCGCGGCGCTCCACACGCAGATCACCGAGGCCGAGTCCGAGAAGATCGCCAGCCAGCTCCCCGACTATGTGAAGGGCACGTGGCTGAACTCGCGGCGAGGCGTGGATCGGCCGTACTGA